The Sylvia atricapilla isolate bSylAtr1 chromosome 3, bSylAtr1.pri, whole genome shotgun sequence genome has a window encoding:
- the MGME1 gene encoding mitochondrial genome maintenance exonuclease 1: MQFLQILSRKLGSLEMLFQIPFCQKQFPYTCLSTSASVYSKKKKGNSYEQVDQEKYKNLVHSVTSYKTSAQTPETILEEDNLLYGPPAKHRPPVKAGTKTPRNLVPLINPSKRILPVSSDSNVPMKIGLQRTKMPSVTRILQQTLSPQQVFFLERWKQKMIEELGKEGFDEYTKNLFLQGELFHSALESIFLSEEMAARDQGEDDAVAGYLSSVEHVLEDISEVKALESGVHHETLHYLGLVDCVAKYRGQLCVIDWKTSEKPKPFLQNTYDNPLQVAAYIGAINHDANYDFQVRCGLIVVAYKNGSPAHPHFMDPDLCSQYWNKWLLRLEEYVDKN, from the exons ATGCAATTCCTACAGATCCTGTCCAGGAAACTCGGGAGCCTGGAAATGCTATTTCAAATACCATTTTGCCAAAAGCAGTTCCCATACACATGTCTCTCTACCTCTGCATCTGTTTatagcaagaagaaaaaaggaaacagttaTGAACAAGTTGaccaagaaaaatacaagaactTGGTCCACTCTGTTACATCTTACAAAACCAGTGCCCAAACACCAGAGACAATACTCGAGGAAGACAATTTGCTATATGGGCCACCAGCTAAACACAGACCTCCAGTTAAAGCTGGGACAAAAACTCCCAGGAATTTGGTTCCTTTAATAAACCCCAGCAAGAGAATTCTTCCTGTCAGCAGTGATTCAAATGTCCCCATGAAAATCGGGTTACAAAGAACGAAGATGCCCAGTGTTACCCGCATCCTTCAACAGACCCTTTCTCCACAGCAAgtctttttcctggaaagatGGAAGCAGAAAATGATAGAGGAGCTTGGAAAAGAGGGATTTGATGAGTATACCAAAA ATCTTTTTCTCCAAGGAGAACTCTTCCATTCAGCTTTGGAATCGATATTCCTGTCTGAAGAGATGGCAGCTAGGGACCAAGGTGAGGATGATGCTGTGGCTGGCTACTTATCCAGTGTGGAACATGTCTTGGAAGACATCAGTGAGGTGAAGGCTCTGGAAAGTGGAGTTCACCATGAGACCCTGCATTACCTGGGCCTGGTCGACTGTGTGGCCAAGTATCG GGGGCAACTGTGTGTGATTGACTGGAAAACTTCAGAGAAGCCAAAGCCATTTCTACAGAATACTTATGACAACCCGTTACAGGTTGCAGCATATATTGGAGCCATAAATCATGATGCCAATTATGACTTCCAG GTTCGTTGTGGGCTCATTGTGGTTGCCTACAAGAATGGCTCTCCGGCACATCCGCATTTCATGGATCCTGACCTGTGCTCTCAGTACTGGAATAAGTGGCTCTTGCGCCTAGAGGAATATGTGGACAAAAACTGA